One region of Arthrobacter sp. StoSoilB22 genomic DNA includes:
- a CDS encoding histidine phosphatase family protein: MPQATVHLLRHGEVHNPDAVLYGRLPEFHLSERGREMARMLADHFTARASEGAKIVHLVASPLTRAQETAMPTSEALNLDITTDPRIIEAENHFEGLHPTKSEFLKPKHWFYFRNPLRPSWGEPYKEQAARVLAAVEDARVKAIELGGDGAEAILVSHQLPIWSTRLTAEGRRLAHDPRKRECTLTSLTSLTLDDAGKIVRVEYSEPAAVLLPGAASTPGA, translated from the coding sequence ATGCCCCAAGCAACTGTCCATCTGCTTCGCCATGGCGAGGTCCACAATCCCGACGCCGTCCTCTATGGCCGGCTGCCGGAATTCCACCTCTCAGAGCGTGGCCGGGAGATGGCCCGGATGTTGGCGGACCACTTCACGGCCCGCGCCAGTGAAGGTGCCAAGATTGTGCATTTGGTAGCCTCGCCGCTGACCCGCGCCCAGGAAACAGCCATGCCGACCTCCGAGGCGCTGAACCTGGACATCACCACGGATCCTCGCATCATCGAAGCCGAGAACCACTTTGAGGGACTCCATCCCACCAAGAGCGAGTTCCTCAAGCCCAAGCATTGGTTCTACTTCCGAAATCCCCTGCGGCCTTCCTGGGGCGAGCCCTACAAAGAGCAGGCGGCCCGCGTTCTGGCGGCTGTGGAAGACGCACGGGTGAAGGCGATCGAGCTCGGTGGCGACGGCGCTGAAGCCATTCTGGTGAGCCACCAACTTCCCATTTGGTCAACCCGTTTGACCGCTGAGGGCCGCCGCCTCGCGCACGATCCCCGCAAGCGTGAATGCACCCTCACCTCCCTGACATCCTTGACTTTGGACGATGCCGGCAAGATCGTGCGCGTCGAATACTCCGAGCCTGCTGCCGTTCTGCTCCCCGGCGCGGCGAGCACCCCGGGGGCATAG
- a CDS encoding YceI family protein — protein sequence MTLPASVTTGTWTLDASHSEIGFTVRHAGISKVRGQFKDATATLEVGETLTDSKVTATIQTASFDSGDVNRDGHVKGEDFFDVEKFPEITFVSRHVKANGNSFDLVGDLTIKGVTKEVSIETEFNGVAVDPFGNTRAGVSGETTISRKDFGLTWNAVLEAGGVLVSDKVVINLELAFIAPAAA from the coding sequence ATGACTCTCCCCGCTTCCGTCACCACCGGCACCTGGACCCTCGACGCTTCCCACAGCGAAATCGGCTTCACCGTCCGCCACGCAGGCATCAGCAAGGTCCGCGGCCAGTTCAAGGACGCCACGGCCACCTTGGAAGTTGGCGAAACCCTGACCGATTCCAAGGTCACCGCCACCATCCAGACCGCCAGCTTCGACTCCGGCGACGTCAACCGCGACGGGCACGTCAAGGGCGAAGACTTCTTTGACGTAGAGAAGTTCCCGGAAATCACCTTCGTGTCCCGGCACGTCAAGGCCAACGGAAACAGCTTCGACCTCGTGGGCGATCTCACAATCAAGGGAGTGACCAAGGAAGTTTCCATCGAGACCGAATTCAACGGTGTAGCAGTGGACCCCTTCGGCAACACCCGCGCCGGCGTTTCCGGTGAAACCACCATCAGCCGCAAGGACTTCGGCCTTACCTGGAACGCCGTCCTCGAAGCCGGTGGCGTCCTGGTCAGCGACAAGGTTGTCATCAACCTGGAACTCGCTTTCATCGCACCGGCTGCCGCGTAG
- a CDS encoding redox-sensing transcriptional repressor Rex, whose protein sequence is MENTVTALEPSPEATTGDNEPAAKQIPPAAVARMTLYLRALNSLLAEGVERVSSEALAEASGVSSSTLRKDLSYVGSYGTRGVGYEVQNLSRHIAAALGLTHDWKVAIVGAGNLGKALARYGGFESRGFDVVAIFDADPMVIGNEVGWLRVSDSAELERVLERTHANMVVLALPATVAQAVCDRVIAAGIRSILSFAPVLLQVPPHVNLRKVDMATELQILAYHAQRAQTPGQAV, encoded by the coding sequence ATGGAGAATACCGTGACTGCGCTGGAACCGTCCCCGGAAGCCACAACCGGAGACAATGAGCCTGCCGCCAAGCAGATCCCGCCCGCGGCCGTGGCCCGGATGACCCTCTATTTGCGTGCGCTCAACTCTCTTCTGGCCGAAGGCGTTGAACGGGTTTCCTCTGAAGCACTGGCGGAAGCCTCGGGCGTTAGCTCATCCACGCTCCGCAAAGACCTTTCCTACGTTGGTTCCTACGGGACCCGCGGCGTAGGTTACGAAGTCCAGAACCTGAGCCGCCACATAGCAGCAGCCTTGGGGCTGACCCACGACTGGAAGGTGGCGATTGTGGGCGCCGGCAACCTCGGCAAAGCCCTCGCCCGGTACGGCGGCTTCGAGTCCCGAGGCTTCGACGTCGTAGCCATTTTCGACGCTGACCCCATGGTGATCGGCAATGAAGTGGGTTGGTTGCGGGTCAGTGACTCAGCCGAGCTGGAACGGGTCCTGGAACGGACCCACGCCAACATGGTGGTGCTGGCCCTGCCTGCCACGGTGGCCCAAGCCGTGTGCGACCGCGTCATTGCCGCAGGCATCCGGAGCATCCTCAGCTTCGCCCCGGTACTGCTGCAGGTCCCGCCGCACGTCAACCTCCGCAAGGTGGACATGGCAACCGAGCTACAGATCCTTGCCTACCACGCACAGCGGGCGCAGACACCGGGCCAGGCTGTTTAG
- a CDS encoding glutaredoxin family protein: MAIPDVVLLTKADCHLCTEARAAVERVTKSLGVQWTEQKIDGDPQLQERFAEEIPVVLVDGIQRDFWKIDEQRLTRTLKKVLEG, translated from the coding sequence ATGGCTATTCCCGACGTCGTTCTCCTCACCAAAGCTGACTGCCACCTCTGCACGGAGGCTCGTGCCGCCGTCGAGCGTGTCACAAAAAGTCTTGGCGTTCAGTGGACCGAGCAGAAGATTGACGGCGACCCCCAACTGCAGGAGCGGTTCGCAGAGGAGATCCCGGTGGTGCTGGTGGACGGTATCCAGCGCGATTTCTGGAAGATCGACGAGCAGCGACTTACCCGGACCTTGAAGAAAGTCCTGGAGGGCTGA
- a CDS encoding IS3 family transposase (programmed frameshift) has translation MTGPRRKYDAAFREEAVQLVLSSDRSVKQVADELGVKESTLGNWLHRHRGKHQDGPALEPVDPGPVSWDEHRKALAENERLKAEVEFLGKSQRLLCREAKVEDFYEFIEAEKANHSVAWLCRALKVSRASFYRWRNPAGPSPRAVRHQDLAAAVTELYKEEKGRAGRDQLTLLLNEKGVRVSAPTVGAIMREHGLRAVRTQAWKATTVQDPQAKTAHIENHMLDAEGKRDFTSTVPGTRLVGDITYLRTGEGWLYLATVIDLFSGMVIGWSMAGHMRASLCTAALQMARNHGHLTGASVVFHSDRGTQYTSDEFQKWCGDNSVTQSMGKVGVCWDNAVAENFFSHLKTEFYHHQRYGSRLAARTGVMEYIEGWYNRRRPNRRAGGIPPAKAHTNYQTRAQQPLAA, from the exons ATGACTGGTCCTAGAAGAAAATATGATGCGGCTTTCCGTGAGGAAGCTGTGCAGCTGGTGTTGTCCTCGGATCGTTCAGTGAAGCAAGTCGCTGACGAGCTCGGGGTGAAGGAGAGCACGTTGGGGAACTGGCTTCATCGGCACCGGGGAAAACATCAGGACGGTCCTGCTCTAGAGCCTGTGGACCCGGGCCCGGTGTCCTGGGATGAACACCGGAAGGCCTTGGCTGAGAACGAGAGATTGAAGGCCGAGGTCGAGTTCTTGG GGAAAAGTCAGCGCCTTCTTTGCCGCGAAGCAAAAGTAGAGGACTTCTACGAGTTCATCGAAGCGGAGAAGGCCAACCATTCCGTGGCCTGGCTATGCCGGGCGTTGAAGGTTTCCAGGGCCTCGTTCTACCGATGGCGCAACCCGGCCGGGCCATCCCCGCGGGCAGTACGGCATCAGGATCTCGCCGCCGCGGTTACCGAGCTGTATAAGGAGGAGAAGGGCCGTGCCGGCCGGGACCAACTGACCCTGCTTTTGAACGAGAAGGGAGTGCGGGTCTCGGCCCCCACTGTCGGGGCGATCATGCGTGAGCACGGGCTGCGGGCCGTCCGCACCCAGGCCTGGAAGGCAACTACCGTCCAGGATCCGCAGGCCAAAACAGCCCACATCGAGAACCACATGCTCGATGCAGAGGGCAAGCGGGACTTCACCTCAACAGTGCCCGGAACCCGCCTGGTCGGTGACATCACCTACCTGCGCACGGGTGAGGGCTGGCTCTACCTGGCTACGGTGATCGATCTTTTCTCCGGCATGGTCATCGGCTGGTCCATGGCCGGGCACATGCGCGCGAGCCTGTGCACCGCGGCGCTGCAAATGGCCCGCAACCACGGCCACCTGACCGGGGCCTCGGTGGTGTTCCATTCGGACCGGGGCACCCAATACACCTCGGATGAATTCCAGAAATGGTGCGGCGATAACTCGGTGACGCAGTCCATGGGGAAAGTCGGGGTCTGCTGGGACAACGCCGTCGCGGAGAACTTCTTCTCCCACCTCAAAACCGAGTTCTACCACCACCAACGCTACGGCTCCCGACTCGCCGCCCGAACCGGTGTCATGGAATACATCGAGGGCTGGTACAACCGCCGCCGGCCCAACCGCCGAGCCGGCGGCATACCACCAGCCAAAGCCCACACCAACTACCAAACCCGCGCCCAGCAACCCCTGGCCGCCTAA
- a CDS encoding HAD-IB family hydrolase gives MPEEKNAAVVADALVQQDAVQRDAAKKDMARKYAGEAAFFDVDNTLMKGASLFHVARKMYERKAFTLSQAAGFAWKQFKFVMRGENMEDVHSVRDSALTLAAGITVEDIKALGEEVYDEMIESRIWPGTKALADQHLRVGRKVWLVTATPIEVATVISTRLGLTGALGTVGEVDDGVYTGKLVGDILHGPAKAIAVQIVADREGLDLDHCWAYSDSANDIPLLTMVGHPVVINPDAKLRRHARENNWPVYDFRSGRRAATFGLKAATVGGAVYGLWRGFAKFRGPHV, from the coding sequence ATGCCCGAGGAGAAGAACGCCGCCGTGGTCGCAGATGCCTTGGTGCAGCAGGACGCCGTACAGAGGGACGCGGCCAAAAAGGACATGGCGCGGAAGTACGCTGGCGAGGCCGCTTTTTTCGATGTCGACAATACGTTGATGAAAGGTGCCAGCCTCTTCCACGTGGCTCGCAAAATGTATGAGCGCAAAGCGTTCACTCTTTCGCAGGCCGCCGGATTCGCCTGGAAGCAATTCAAGTTCGTCATGCGCGGCGAGAACATGGAAGATGTCCATTCGGTGCGTGACTCCGCGCTGACACTTGCTGCGGGCATTACGGTCGAGGACATCAAGGCCTTGGGCGAAGAGGTTTACGACGAAATGATCGAGTCGCGGATCTGGCCCGGAACCAAGGCGCTGGCCGACCAACACCTCCGGGTGGGCCGTAAAGTGTGGCTCGTGACTGCCACGCCCATCGAAGTGGCCACAGTCATCTCCACCCGGCTCGGTCTGACCGGCGCCCTGGGCACCGTGGGCGAGGTGGACGACGGCGTGTACACGGGGAAGCTTGTAGGCGACATCCTGCACGGACCTGCCAAGGCGATCGCTGTCCAAATCGTTGCAGATCGCGAAGGGCTGGACCTGGACCATTGCTGGGCTTACAGCGACTCCGCCAATGACATTCCCTTGCTCACCATGGTGGGACATCCAGTGGTCATCAACCCGGATGCAAAGCTGCGCCGGCATGCGCGTGAAAACAATTGGCCCGTTTACGATTTCCGTTCCGGACGCCGCGCCGCAACATTCGGCCTCAAAGCCGCGACCGTCGGCGGAGCCGTCTACGGTCTATGGCGCGGATTCGCGAAATTCCGCGGCCCCCACGTCTAA
- a CDS encoding DUF559 domain-containing protein codes for MKNFTPIPRQLTVAPFTLDEAEVAGLKRSHLRNRTKIDGVSRGVYRPSDWNFDLSAAARALSAATPGAWISHVTAARLHGSCLPPWLSDSNELHLSKPRHLPSVRRKGVIGHTVVASEDEIEFVHGIWISTRSRTWLDLARRLPVPDLVCMGDELIRTPRLEFEQRDTPFTTLEALRKMVDRHKNLQGVVRAREALDLMRVGADSAPESLLRLAMLDAGIPEPELQVQLRPGDPFSPSADLGFRDRRVAIQYDGGHHLEQEQIFSDRRRDKAFEAAGWTVLKFGKDDLADHFSSAIGKIKRALRSAWQDPAVSSGFSRRT; via the coding sequence ATGAAGAATTTCACGCCGATTCCTCGGCAACTGACAGTTGCACCCTTCACTCTCGACGAGGCCGAGGTTGCGGGCCTTAAGCGATCGCACCTAAGGAACCGAACCAAGATTGATGGCGTTAGCCGAGGTGTTTATCGACCTTCCGACTGGAATTTCGACCTGTCAGCGGCTGCAAGAGCGCTCTCAGCTGCAACTCCTGGCGCTTGGATTTCACATGTAACGGCCGCGAGGCTACATGGATCCTGTCTTCCGCCTTGGTTGTCGGACTCCAACGAATTGCATCTCAGCAAGCCGAGGCATCTCCCTTCAGTTCGGCGCAAGGGAGTGATCGGGCACACGGTAGTCGCCTCCGAGGACGAGATCGAGTTTGTCCATGGCATCTGGATCAGCACTCGATCGCGGACTTGGTTGGATCTCGCAAGACGCCTTCCGGTCCCCGACCTCGTCTGCATGGGCGACGAACTCATCCGCACTCCCAGGCTGGAGTTCGAACAACGCGATACACCATTCACTACACTTGAGGCGCTCCGCAAAATGGTGGATAGGCACAAGAATCTGCAGGGTGTGGTTCGGGCAAGAGAAGCACTCGACCTCATGCGTGTGGGCGCCGACTCCGCACCCGAGTCGCTACTCCGCTTGGCGATGCTGGACGCTGGTATTCCCGAACCGGAGCTGCAGGTACAGCTCCGGCCGGGCGACCCGTTCTCCCCGTCCGCGGACCTGGGCTTCCGCGATCGGCGAGTAGCGATACAGTACGACGGCGGCCATCACCTTGAGCAGGAACAGATATTTAGCGACCGGCGACGCGACAAAGCATTCGAAGCAGCAGGTTGGACGGTCCTCAAGTTCGGAAAAGATGACCTGGCGGACCATTTTTCATCAGCCATTGGGAAGATTAAACGCGCTCTGAGATCAGCCTGGCAGGATCCCGCCGTCAGCTCAGGCTTTTCCCGCAGGACGTGA
- a CDS encoding AURKAIP1/COX24 domain-containing protein translates to MGSVIKKRRKRMAKKKHRKLLRKTRHQRRNKK, encoded by the coding sequence GTGGGTTCAGTTATTAAGAAGCGCCGCAAGCGTATGGCCAAGAAGAAGCACCGCAAGCTGCTTCGTAAGACTCGCCACCAGCGCCGCAATAAGAAGTAG
- a CDS encoding helix-turn-helix domain-containing protein: protein MSAETNFSNARFMTVAEVADVLRVSKMTVYRLVHSGEMPAVRFGRSFRVPEEAVAQYLKGAVVDGQSETA from the coding sequence ATGTCCGCGGAGACTAACTTCTCGAATGCGCGTTTCATGACGGTGGCCGAGGTGGCCGACGTCCTGCGCGTTTCCAAAATGACCGTGTACCGCCTGGTTCACTCCGGAGAGATGCCCGCTGTAAGGTTCGGCCGTTCCTTCCGGGTTCCCGAAGAGGCTGTTGCCCAGTACCTCAAGGGTGCTGTGGTGGACGGACAATCCGAGACCGCCTGA
- a CDS encoding 3-deoxy-7-phosphoheptulonate synthase yields MTSIAAEPTPLHPADSAQPATSNLRVARFEPLPAPQDLIAELPLDARSAAVVDRGRDQVRAIMDGVDDRLLVIVGPCSIHDPKAGLEYARRLVSQAEKHKEDLLIVMRTYFEKPRTTVGWKGLINDPHLDGSHDIAAGLRAARGFLKQVAALGLPTATEFLEPISPQYMADLVSWGAIGARTTESQIHRQLASGLSMPIGFKNGTDGDLQVAIDACGASAAEQAFLGIDDDGRAALVATSGNPDTHVILRGGRKGPNYSADDVAAASGKLAAKGLNPRLIVDASHANSGKSHHRQAEVALEIGAQLEAGETSPIAGVMLESFLVGGAQNLDTAQQLSGEQELVYGQSVTDACMEWDVTASVLDQLAASARKRRAVVAA; encoded by the coding sequence ATGACCAGCATCGCTGCAGAACCCACACCGCTCCACCCGGCTGATTCCGCCCAGCCCGCCACCTCCAACCTGCGGGTGGCCCGTTTCGAACCGCTTCCGGCGCCCCAGGACCTCATCGCCGAGTTGCCGCTGGACGCCCGCTCAGCTGCCGTCGTCGACCGCGGCCGTGACCAGGTCCGCGCCATCATGGACGGCGTGGACGATCGCCTGTTGGTGATTGTGGGCCCGTGCTCCATCCACGATCCCAAGGCCGGGCTCGAATACGCCCGCCGGTTGGTCAGCCAGGCCGAGAAGCACAAGGAAGACTTGCTGATCGTGATGCGGACCTACTTCGAGAAGCCCCGCACCACCGTCGGCTGGAAGGGCCTCATCAACGATCCCCACCTGGACGGCAGCCACGACATCGCCGCAGGCCTGCGCGCCGCCCGCGGCTTCCTCAAGCAGGTCGCCGCCCTGGGCCTGCCCACGGCCACCGAGTTCCTGGAACCCATCAGCCCGCAGTACATGGCGGACCTCGTCTCCTGGGGCGCCATCGGTGCGCGCACCACCGAAAGCCAGATCCACCGCCAGCTCGCCTCCGGTCTGTCCATGCCGATCGGGTTCAAGAACGGCACCGACGGCGACCTCCAGGTGGCCATCGACGCGTGCGGCGCCTCTGCCGCTGAGCAAGCCTTCCTGGGAATCGACGACGACGGCCGGGCAGCTCTCGTAGCGACCTCCGGAAACCCCGATACCCACGTGATCCTCCGGGGCGGACGCAAGGGTCCCAACTACTCTGCCGACGACGTCGCAGCGGCCTCGGGCAAGCTTGCTGCCAAGGGCCTCAACCCTCGCCTGATCGTGGACGCCAGCCACGCCAACAGTGGCAAGAGCCATCACCGCCAGGCCGAGGTTGCACTGGAAATCGGTGCGCAGCTGGAAGCAGGGGAGACCTCGCCGATTGCCGGTGTGATGCTGGAAAGCTTCCTTGTGGGCGGGGCGCAGAACCTGGATACCGCCCAGCAGCTTTCCGGGGAGCAGGAGCTGGTGTACGGCCAGAGCGTTACGGATGCCTGCATGGAGTGGGACGTCACGGCCTCGGTTTTGGATCAGCTCGCGGCCTCGGCACGCAAGCGTCGCGCGGTGGTCGCGGCGTAG
- a CDS encoding acetylxylan esterase — MPLFDLPLDQLRNYSSTAVAPADLSDFWDRTIAEARALPLNAVFEPVDNYLSVINTFDVTFSGFGGDRIKGWLHVPSQLEPGEQLPVVVEYIGYSGGRGLVNQNTRWAQAGYAHFIMDTRGQGYGGVSGDTPDPHPSAGEVNYAGLMTRGSGHQDDYYFRRVYVDAFRAVEAAQNHPAVDPSQVILTGVSQGGGITVAAAGLTAGRLDGVIAALPDVPFLQDFPRAIDITPRGPYPEIAGFLGRHREKYEPMLAVLNYFDGVHLGRAATVPALFSAAQMDDICPPSTVFASYNSYGTGFGGVEKDIEVYRFNNHEGGQEHHWIKQLQFLRKLLSS, encoded by the coding sequence ATGCCCCTCTTCGACCTCCCCCTTGACCAGCTCCGTAACTACTCCTCCACAGCCGTAGCACCAGCCGATCTCAGTGACTTCTGGGATCGCACCATCGCTGAGGCCCGGGCGCTCCCGCTCAATGCCGTGTTCGAACCCGTGGACAACTACCTCAGCGTGATCAACACCTTCGATGTCACGTTCTCCGGCTTCGGGGGAGACCGCATCAAGGGCTGGCTGCACGTGCCGTCACAGCTTGAGCCGGGCGAGCAGCTTCCCGTGGTGGTGGAGTACATCGGCTACTCAGGCGGGCGCGGCCTGGTCAACCAGAACACCCGCTGGGCCCAGGCCGGGTACGCGCACTTCATCATGGACACCCGCGGCCAAGGCTATGGCGGCGTCTCCGGAGACACCCCGGATCCACACCCCTCGGCGGGCGAGGTCAATTACGCCGGGCTCATGACCCGTGGGTCCGGGCACCAGGACGATTACTACTTCCGCCGGGTCTACGTGGACGCCTTCCGTGCGGTAGAAGCGGCACAGAACCATCCCGCCGTCGACCCTTCACAGGTAATCCTTACCGGCGTGAGCCAAGGTGGCGGCATTACTGTTGCCGCTGCTGGGCTGACCGCTGGAAGGCTCGACGGCGTCATCGCCGCGCTGCCCGACGTCCCATTCCTGCAGGACTTCCCCCGCGCGATCGACATCACCCCGCGTGGCCCGTACCCCGAGATTGCCGGATTCCTGGGCCGGCACCGCGAAAAGTATGAGCCCATGCTGGCAGTGCTGAACTACTTCGACGGCGTGCACTTGGGCCGTGCCGCCACAGTTCCCGCTCTATTCTCCGCTGCGCAAATGGATGACATCTGCCCTCCGTCAACGGTGTTCGCGAGCTACAACAGCTACGGCACAGGCTTCGGCGGGGTTGAGAAGGACATCGAGGTTTACCGCTTCAACAACCACGAAGGCGGGCAGGAACACCACTGGATCAAGCAGCTGCAGTTCCTGCGCAAACTACTGTCATCTTGA
- a CDS encoding DUF6807 family protein → MDTKSVSSPTPNRPAPSTGTAASTGPAGATGRATGPATPPARLALVGVHGFGTHHLRNLERLSSQGMVDLVAVADPNPPAPGALPATTAVHANLDELLAGEHGPDVIIVATPIQTHAPLALSVLASEADLYLEKPPVASMSDFLRLQEAAAKAGRSVQIGFQSLGSHALAALEKLAGGDAAEELPGIGTLKGISATGRWVRDRAYYKRSRWAGKRSLDGVDVVDGVATNPLAHAIATALRIAGAREAEDLVSVDTDLYRANDIEADDTSVIRMRTINGLPITCALTLCATESVEPYVTLHGTEGTAVFHYTEDRVTVRTEAGETAHTFGRDDLTENLLQHLSHGTPLLSPLDHSGAFMKVVEAIRTAEAPALIPTECVKWVGTGEQAHAVIPNIEDILERATRAHATFSELGLPWALPVTAGAEALFSPDVDANANADASNNSAAVLRSGSTLEPDLAPRPYLHPVTTQAGVVVTDHLPSDHVWHLGAGFALQDVNGSNFWGGRSYRRTTGRYVDLKDHGRIETASISREKDHTTLDLSWLAADGELVLKESRSLSRTPLDARTWRLDIQTRLTAVVDVSLGSPGSHGAAGSGYGGFFWRLPACTAPRVFSSTAEGEPSVHGSVAPWLAWTGEFDGGPATLVFGAPLESADPWFVRCSGYPAVGSALAWDTAVELAAGDSITRTNTVWISDGTLDAAEIEDLVGSVRM, encoded by the coding sequence ATGGACACCAAGTCCGTCAGCAGCCCAACACCCAACAGGCCTGCCCCTTCGACCGGGACTGCAGCGTCAACCGGGCCTGCCGGCGCCACTGGACGTGCCACTGGGCCCGCCACTCCCCCCGCCCGACTCGCCCTGGTGGGCGTGCACGGCTTCGGCACGCACCATCTCCGCAACCTGGAGCGGCTGAGCAGCCAGGGCATGGTGGACCTTGTTGCCGTGGCCGACCCGAATCCGCCGGCACCCGGAGCTTTGCCGGCCACCACGGCAGTGCATGCCAATCTGGACGAACTGCTGGCCGGCGAGCACGGACCGGACGTCATCATCGTGGCAACTCCTATCCAGACCCACGCCCCGTTGGCGCTGTCCGTTCTTGCTTCCGAGGCTGATCTTTACTTGGAGAAGCCCCCGGTTGCCTCGATGAGCGACTTCCTCCGCCTCCAGGAAGCGGCGGCAAAGGCTGGCCGCAGCGTTCAGATTGGTTTTCAGAGCCTCGGATCCCATGCCTTGGCAGCGTTGGAGAAGCTGGCCGGCGGGGATGCGGCGGAAGAGCTGCCGGGTATCGGCACTTTGAAGGGGATTTCCGCCACGGGACGCTGGGTCCGGGATCGGGCCTATTACAAGCGGTCCCGCTGGGCAGGCAAACGCAGCCTCGACGGCGTGGATGTGGTGGATGGCGTGGCGACCAATCCGCTGGCTCATGCGATTGCCACCGCACTCCGCATTGCCGGAGCGAGGGAAGCAGAGGATCTGGTATCCGTGGACACCGATCTCTACCGCGCCAATGACATCGAAGCGGACGACACCTCTGTGATCCGCATGCGGACCATCAACGGTTTGCCCATCACCTGCGCCCTCACGCTGTGCGCCACCGAATCCGTGGAACCGTATGTCACGCTCCACGGCACTGAAGGCACGGCAGTATTCCACTACACGGAGGACCGGGTGACGGTCCGCACCGAAGCGGGCGAAACCGCTCACACGTTCGGTCGAGACGATCTCACCGAGAACCTCCTCCAACACCTGTCCCACGGCACGCCACTGCTCAGCCCACTCGATCACAGCGGCGCCTTCATGAAGGTAGTGGAAGCCATCCGAACAGCAGAGGCACCTGCGCTGATTCCCACGGAATGCGTGAAATGGGTGGGTACGGGCGAGCAAGCCCACGCAGTGATTCCGAACATTGAGGACATCCTGGAACGCGCCACCCGCGCCCACGCTACCTTCTCCGAGTTGGGACTTCCTTGGGCTCTGCCGGTCACCGCTGGTGCCGAGGCACTCTTCTCCCCTGACGTGGACGCCAACGCCAACGCTGACGCCTCCAACAACAGCGCCGCCGTCCTGCGCTCCGGAAGCACCCTCGAGCCGGATCTCGCCCCGAGGCCCTACTTGCACCCGGTGACCACACAAGCCGGCGTGGTGGTTACGGATCACTTGCCCTCAGACCACGTATGGCACCTCGGCGCAGGATTTGCCCTGCAGGACGTCAACGGCAGCAACTTCTGGGGCGGCCGCAGCTACCGCAGAACAACGGGCAGGTACGTGGACTTGAAGGACCACGGCAGGATCGAAACGGCGAGCATCTCCCGGGAAAAAGACCACACCACGCTTGACCTCAGCTGGCTCGCAGCAGACGGTGAACTGGTCCTGAAGGAAAGCCGTTCCCTGAGCCGCACGCCCCTGGACGCCCGCACATGGCGACTCGACATTCAGACCCGGCTTACCGCCGTCGTGGATGTTTCGCTGGGCAGTCCCGGTTCGCACGGTGCCGCCGGCAGCGGCTACGGCGGATTCTTCTGGCGGCTTCCAGCCTGTACCGCCCCGCGCGTCTTCTCCTCCACAGCCGAGGGTGAGCCGTCCGTGCACGGCTCGGTGGCGCCGTGGCTCGCTTGGACGGGAGAGTTCGACGGCGGCCCTGCCACTTTGGTGTTCGGCGCACCTTTGGAGTCGGCGGACCCGTGGTTCGTTCGGTGCAGCGGCTACCCCGCAGTGGGTTCGGCGCTGGCGTGGGACACCGCCGTAGAACTGGCTGCAGGTGACTCGATCACCCGGACCAACACGGTGTGGATCAGCGACGGAACTTTGGACGCAGCGGAGATCGAGGACCTGGTAGGCAGCGTCAGGATGTAG